One genomic window of Prochlorococcus sp. MIT 0801 includes the following:
- a CDS encoding prepilin-type N-terminal cleavage/methylation domain-containing protein: MEESIKLKLFKLLLGKQGEEGFSLIELVVVVSVLAVLSAIAIPTFSCFQRKAQATSALAAMKQIQTECEINKSDTGSAGTFTLSNLNSYQIQSDGSNGCGGASGTGLISAIPTDTNILPTFILASSGNELTYSFKKQTGNNFQDCLGMLCNTFRGQQTRDFVLSDQFEDIVIEETYIERGCSAYAWVGGPSWLEAQANAKKLGGNLATINDKEENDFLMNIFNEEGRKHIPVQQGHLNLHIGLTKTVEADEGAPYGNGWISGESSLYRPSTWGVCNSEWCGMGTDPDGDHTSFILDLNDQNPSANWNDFPNWQGEGVGLVEIPICNN; the protein is encoded by the coding sequence ATGGAGGAAAGTATAAAGCTAAAACTCTTCAAGCTGCTCTTGGGTAAGCAAGGTGAGGAAGGTTTTTCTTTAATTGAACTTGTAGTTGTTGTGTCAGTGCTTGCAGTCCTGTCTGCGATTGCAATCCCCACGTTTAGCTGCTTTCAGAGAAAAGCTCAGGCGACTTCTGCACTGGCAGCAATGAAACAAATACAAACTGAGTGTGAAATTAATAAATCTGATACGGGTAGCGCAGGTACGTTTACTTTAAGTAATTTAAATTCTTATCAAATCCAATCAGATGGATCTAATGGTTGTGGTGGAGCATCAGGAACTGGATTGATTAGTGCAATACCTACTGATACAAATATATTGCCTACTTTTATATTGGCTTCTAGTGGTAATGAATTAACTTATAGCTTTAAAAAACAGACTGGAAATAACTTTCAAGATTGCTTGGGAATGCTTTGCAATACTTTCAGAGGCCAACAAACAAGAGACTTTGTCCTTTCAGATCAATTTGAAGACATTGTTATTGAAGAAACCTATATAGAGCGAGGTTGTTCTGCTTATGCATGGGTTGGAGGTCCAAGCTGGCTAGAAGCTCAAGCAAATGCTAAAAAGCTTGGTGGCAATTTGGCAACGATTAACGATAAAGAAGAGAATGATTTTCTAATGAATATTTTCAATGAAGAGGGAAGGAAACATATACCCGTACAACAAGGTCATCTTAATTTACATATCGGTCTAACAAAGACTGTCGAAGCTGATGAGGGCGCACCATATGGTAATGGTTGGATCTCAGGGGAATCTTCACTCTATAGACCATCCACTTGGGGGGTTTGTAACAGTGAATGGTGTGGGATGGGAACTGATCCAGATGGAGATCATACTTCTTTTATTTTAGATCTTAATGATCAAAATCCATCAGCAAATTGGAATGATTTTCCTAATTGGCAAGGCGAAGGAGTGGGACTTGTAGAAATACCAATATGTAATAACTAG